One stretch of Caloenas nicobarica isolate bCalNic1 chromosome 4, bCalNic1.hap1, whole genome shotgun sequence DNA includes these proteins:
- the MEPE gene encoding matrix extracellular phosphoglycoprotein has protein sequence MQTALLCLCLLSMAISIPVPPPPLPGRTGGNCVGQHRILLKGCNANHGFYVFKYVYSFLTRRNQTQIEKEEANSQSTRPVHQLGEDDARRGLTEDGAAPEQGSNGGTEVMENETSFKTENRSITSVGGDAHGPRPGTSTRARSGVGIVGPTPASSEGSGDLDLVVEVDGGVSIVPHGGHPGGVVVGNRSGIRSGDGDDGAPVWVPVEGAVTAGREKALTTGGPGEEGSGEATIPGRGQEDAVHGAGTGGAALSSVTEKTEDFQVDAKGVDEYAYIPESGSVTITQEKVGSTSITQISPNADDEVNIFIGRANIRVGEQETSLASATVGSEDDSILAMGTSSPTPRLVVTTAHDGDDDDSMPAHGQPEGPATTATPSHGDRVTSSPADSRPTGDDEDGATTVGDGEGPVAPSPWRVSGDDVTVPMGAGGHGDDDREARGEGQRFRGRLGRPALTTPRQEGDKEAAAADPAERASIRPGTTVASPGTSEGDCTTALGTTSGHEAGRSAVAGRGGSGEAGLGTPRPRGETQPGAGAKIQPAGVGLKKPPRVDKAPSPHQKAGGQALSKTQARAGSHGSNAGGRLRTAEVGGSPPLQVGRAGGSVVAGEGREWDRGGEAGVTAAGEGQKRGRGSEAEVMAAGEGQKRGRGSEAEVMAAGEGQKRGRGGETDVMVAGKGQKRGRGGETDVMVAGKGQEQGQGSEAGVMAVGARGSHLPRHRGRRPGAAAPGAFAALGHSRQVDQVRRADELHVQERAFYTLDGAGGGPHGPYTGLRSADSSQSSEGEQGSDSRQAGRRPSGWGAPGYPHSRWSRGAL, from the exons ATGCAAACAGCCCTCCTGTGCCTGTGCCTGCTCAGCATGGCCATCTCGATACCC GTGCCACCACCACCGCTGCCTGGGAGAACTGGTGGAAACTGCGTGGGACAGCACCGG ATActgctgaaaggctgcaatgCCAACCATGGCTTCTACGTTTTCAAATATGTCTACTCCTTTTTGACGCGGAGGAACCAGACACAGATCGAG AAGGAAGAGGCCAACAGCCAGAGCACTCGCCCTGTACACCAGCTGGGTGAGGACGATGCCAGGCGGGGGCTGACAGAGGAcggggcagccccagagcaaGGTAGCAATGGTGGCACTGAGGTGATGGAGAATGAGACCAGCTTCAAGACTGAAAACCGCAGCATCACGAGTGTTGGCGGGGATGCCCATGGTCCTCGCCCGGGCACCAGCACACGGGCGCGCAGTGGTGTCGGCATCGTGGGTCCCACCCCAGCCAGCTCAGAGGGCAGCGGCGACCTGGATTTGGTGGTTGAAGTTGATGGTGGTGTTTCCATCGTCCCCCATGGCGGACACCCTggtggggtggtggtggggaacaGGTCAGGTATCAGGAGTGGGGATGGTGATGATGGTGCCCCAGTTTGGGTCCCAGTAGAGGGGGCTGTGacagctgggagggagaaggCCCTCACCACCGGAGGGCCTGGGGAAGAGGGCAGTGGTGAGGCCACCATCCCTGGCCGAGGGCAGGAAGACGCTGTGCATGgcgcagggacaggaggtgcTGCTCTTTCCTCTGTCACTGAGAAGACAGAGGATTTTCAAGTCGACGCCAAAGGTGTGGATGAATATGCTTACATCCCTGAGTCTGGCAGCGTCACCATAACCCAGGAAAAGgtgggcagcaccagcatcacccAGATCTCTCCGAATGCAGACGATGAGGTCAACATCTTCATTGGAAGGGCTAACATCCGTGTGGGGGAACAAGAGACCTCCCTGGCCAGTGCCACTGTTGGCAGTGAGGATGACAGCATCCTCGCCATGGGGACTAGCAGCCCCACACCCAGGCTGGTTGTTACCACTGCACATGATGGTGATGACGATGACAGTATGCCTGCTCACGGGCAGCCTGAAGGACCAGCCACTACAGCCACTCCAAGCCATGGGGACAGAGTgaccagcagccctgcagacagCCGTCCCACAGGAGATGATGAGGATGGTGCCACCACTGTCGGTGATGGAGAAGGACCGGTGGCCCCCAGTCCCTGGAGGGTTTCTGGTGATGACGTTACTGTCCCCATGGGggctggtggccatggggatgATGACAGAGAGGCGAGAGGTGAGGGGCAGAGGTTCAGGGGGAGGCTGGGCCGCCCAGCTCTCACCACCCCCCGCCAGGAGGGTGACAAGGAGGCTGCCGCTGCTGATCCAGCCGAGAGGGCCAGCATCCGCCCGGGGACCACTGTGGCCTCCCCTGGGACAAGCGAGGGAGActgcaccactgccctggggacaACTAGTGGCCACGAAGCAGGCAGGAGCGCTGTggcagggagaggggggagTGGggaagcagggctgggcaccccccggccccgcggggagACCCAGCCCGGTGCAGGGGCAAAGATCCAGCCAGCGGGAGTGGGGCTGAAAAAGCCCCCCAGGGTGGACAAAGCACCGTCCCCACACCAGAAAGCTGGCGGCCAGGCATTGAGCAAGACCCAGGCGAGGGCTGGCAGCCATGGCAGCAATGCCGGGGGGAGGCTGCGCACCGCCGAAGTAGGGGGCAGCCCCCCTCTGCAGGTAGGGCGAGCTGGGGGCAGCGTGGTGGCGGGCGAGGGCCGGGAGTGGGACCGAGGTGGTGAGGCTggggtgacagcagcaggcGAGGGGCAGAAGCGGGGCCGAGGCAGCGAGGCTGAGGTGATGGCGGCGGGTGAGGGGCAGAAGCGGGGCCGAGGTAGCGAGGCTGAGGTGATGGCAGCGGGTGAAGGGCAGAAGCGGGGCCGAGGTGGCGAGACTGATGTGATGGTGGCGGGCAAAGGGCAGAAGCGGGGCCGAGGTGGCGAGACTGATGTGATGGTGGCGGGcaaggggcaggagcagggccaaGGTAGCGAGGCCGGTGTGATGGCAGTGGGGGCCAGGGGCAGCCACCTTCCCAGGCACCGTGGCCGGAGGCCGGGGGCCGCAGCACCAGGGGCGTTTGCGGCGCTGGGCCACAGCAGGCAGGTGGACCAGGTGAGACGTGCTGACGAGCTCCATGTCCAGGAACGGGCCTTTTACACCCTtgatggggcagggggtggcCCCCACGGCCCCTACACCGGCCTCAGGAGTGCCGACAGCAGCCAGTCCTCTGAGGGCGAGCAGGGCAGCGACAGCCGACAGGCAGGACGGCGGCCCTCGGGGTGGGGGGCCCCAGGTTACCCCCACAGCCGCTGGAGCCGAGGAGCCCTCTGA
- the IBSP gene encoding integrin-binding sialoprotein isoform X2, translated as MRTALVFVCLVGMACAFSVKSWLRRAKLDDSEENAVFKNRHRYYLYRYAYLHPPQRRYQNSDSSEEEGDGSEEEDTGQGGSPSHAGTEVAGHPAGAAPGDSQGGLGGDITSPQQGCQGPQKGGRNSAVGKGEDSENEDSDENEEEEEEEEEVAENENSINGTSTNTTEGADGPHNNGTAVAEEEEEEEEEEEEEEEEEEEEETEATTVASTTVEEGLSQATTVGDQAPTDATTAGEQWEYEVTAGGHGHGDEGTTDGSYGEQDEYARGDSYRTYEDEYGYYKGHGYDVYGQDYYYNQ; from the exons ATGAGGACTGCCCTGGTCTTCGTCTGCCTGGTGGGGATGGCGTGCGCCTTCTCG GTCAAGAGCTGGCTGCGGCGAGCCAAGTTGGATGACTCGGAAGAAAACGCG GTGTTCAAGAACAGGCACCGGTATTACCTGTACAGGTATGCCTACCTGCACCCCCCGCAGCGACGGTACCAG AACAGCGACTCCTCGGAGGAAGAGGGGGATGGCTCGGAGGAGGAGGATACAGGG CAGGGAGGCTCA CCGTCCCACGCTGGCACTGAGGTGGCTGGTCAccctgctggagcagcccctggggacagccaaggcgggctgggaggggacatcACATCCCCCCAGCAG GGCTGCCAAGGGCCCCAGAAAGGGGGTAGGAACAGTGCTGTCGGCAAGGGGGAGGACTCCGAAAATGAAGACAGTGATGagaatgaggaggaagaagaggaggaggaagaagtagccGAGAATGAGAACAGCATCAATGGCACGAGCACCAACACCACCGAGGGGGCAGATGGACCTCACAACAATGGTACTGCAgtggctgaggaggaggaggaagaggaggaggaagaagaagaggaagaggaggaggaggaggaggaagaaaccgAAGCCACCACTGTTGCCAGCACCACCGTTGAAGAGGGGCTGTCCCAGGCCACTACCGTGGGAGACCAGGCACCCACAGATGCCACCACAGCTGGGGAGCAGTGGGAGTACGAGGTGACAGCTGGAGGCCATGGCCATGGGGACGAGGGCACCACTGATGGCAGCTATGGGGAGCAGGACGAGTACGCCCGTGGGGACAGCTACCGGACCTACGAGGACGAGTACGGCTACTACAAGGGGCACGGCTACGATGTGTATGGCCAGGATTACTACTACAACCAGTGA
- the IBSP gene encoding integrin-binding sialoprotein isoform X1, whose amino-acid sequence MRTALVFVCLVGMACAFSVKSWLRRAKLDDSEENAVFKNRHRYYLYRYAYLHPPQRRYQNSDSSEEEGDGSEEEDTGEPSHAGTEVAGHPAGAAPGDSQGGLGGDITSPQQGKGCQGPQKGGRNSAVGKGEDSENEDSDENEEEEEEEEEVAENENSINGTSTNTTEGADGPHNNGTAVAEEEEEEEEEEEEEEEEEEEEETEATTVASTTVEEGLSQATTVGDQAPTDATTAGEQWEYEVTAGGHGHGDEGTTDGSYGEQDEYARGDSYRTYEDEYGYYKGHGYDVYGQDYYYNQ is encoded by the exons ATGAGGACTGCCCTGGTCTTCGTCTGCCTGGTGGGGATGGCGTGCGCCTTCTCG GTCAAGAGCTGGCTGCGGCGAGCCAAGTTGGATGACTCGGAAGAAAACGCG GTGTTCAAGAACAGGCACCGGTATTACCTGTACAGGTATGCCTACCTGCACCCCCCGCAGCGACGGTACCAG AACAGCGACTCCTCGGAGGAAGAGGGGGATGGCTCGGAGGAGGAGGATACAGGG gagCCGTCCCACGCTGGCACTGAGGTGGCTGGTCAccctgctggagcagcccctggggacagccaaggcgggctgggaggggacatcACATCCCCCCAGCAG GGCAAGGGCTGCCAAGGGCCCCAGAAAGGGGGTAGGAACAGTGCTGTCGGCAAGGGGGAGGACTCCGAAAATGAAGACAGTGATGagaatgaggaggaagaagaggaggaggaagaagtagccGAGAATGAGAACAGCATCAATGGCACGAGCACCAACACCACCGAGGGGGCAGATGGACCTCACAACAATGGTACTGCAgtggctgaggaggaggaggaagaggaggaggaagaagaagaggaagaggaggaggaggaggaggaagaaaccgAAGCCACCACTGTTGCCAGCACCACCGTTGAAGAGGGGCTGTCCCAGGCCACTACCGTGGGAGACCAGGCACCCACAGATGCCACCACAGCTGGGGAGCAGTGGGAGTACGAGGTGACAGCTGGAGGCCATGGCCATGGGGACGAGGGCACCACTGATGGCAGCTATGGGGAGCAGGACGAGTACGCCCGTGGGGACAGCTACCGGACCTACGAGGACGAGTACGGCTACTACAAGGGGCACGGCTACGATGTGTATGGCCAGGATTACTACTACAACCAGTGA